One Halobacterium zhouii genomic region harbors:
- a CDS encoding Glu/Leu/Phe/Val family dehydrogenase, whose protein sequence is MSGSNPFENLQEQLDDAAQYLDVGEDVLERLKHPERVLETTLSVEMDDGSLETFKAFRSQFNGDRGPYKGGIRYHPDVSRDEVKALSGWMVYKTAVADIPYGGGKGGIVIDPDEYSDGELERVTRAFATELRPFIGVDKDVPAPDVNTGQREMNWIKDTYETLENTTEPGVITGKAPENGGSAGRVEATGRSTMFAAREVFDYLGKDIEGASVAVQGYGNAGSVAASLIDDLGADVVAVSDSSGAIYNSDGFDTRKVKQYKAETGSVTGYGAATDELSNRDLLTLDVDLLVPAALENAVNGDLARDVQADVVVEAANGPLTPDADDVLTERGVHVVPDILANAGGVTVSYFEWVQNRQRFQWTEARVNDELEALITDAFDAMTDAYEKNDLPNFRTAAYVVAVQRVVDAYEGSGSWP, encoded by the coding sequence ATGTCGGGCTCCAATCCGTTCGAGAATCTGCAGGAACAACTCGACGACGCCGCCCAGTACCTCGACGTGGGCGAGGACGTTCTCGAACGTCTCAAGCACCCCGAGCGCGTGCTCGAAACGACGCTCTCGGTCGAGATGGACGACGGGTCCCTCGAGACGTTCAAGGCGTTCCGTTCGCAGTTCAATGGCGACCGCGGCCCGTACAAGGGTGGCATCCGATACCACCCCGACGTCTCCCGGGACGAGGTGAAAGCGCTCTCCGGATGGATGGTGTACAAGACCGCAGTCGCCGACATCCCGTACGGCGGCGGGAAGGGCGGCATCGTCATCGACCCCGACGAGTACAGCGACGGCGAACTCGAGCGCGTCACTCGCGCGTTCGCGACGGAACTCCGTCCGTTCATCGGCGTCGACAAGGACGTTCCCGCGCCCGACGTGAACACCGGCCAGCGGGAGATGAACTGGATCAAAGACACCTACGAGACACTCGAGAACACCACCGAACCCGGCGTCATCACCGGGAAGGCACCCGAGAACGGCGGGAGCGCGGGCCGCGTCGAGGCGACCGGTCGCTCCACGATGTTCGCCGCCCGCGAGGTGTTCGACTACCTCGGGAAGGACATCGAGGGCGCGAGCGTCGCCGTACAGGGGTACGGCAACGCTGGCTCCGTCGCGGCGTCCCTCATCGACGACCTGGGCGCGGACGTCGTCGCCGTCTCGGACTCCTCGGGCGCCATCTACAACTCCGACGGGTTCGACACGCGGAAGGTCAAGCAGTACAAGGCCGAAACCGGCTCCGTCACGGGCTACGGCGCGGCGACGGACGAGTTGTCGAATCGTGACCTGCTCACGCTAGACGTCGACCTCCTCGTCCCCGCCGCCCTGGAGAACGCCGTAAACGGTGACCTCGCCAGAGACGTGCAAGCCGACGTGGTCGTCGAGGCCGCCAACGGCCCGCTCACACCGGACGCCGACGACGTGCTCACCGAGCGCGGCGTCCACGTCGTGCCGGACATCCTCGCGAACGCCGGCGGCGTCACCGTCTCGTACTTCGAGTGGGTGCAGAACCGCCAGCGCTTCCAGTGGACCGAGGCGCGCGTGAACGACGAACTCGAGGCGCTCATCACTGACGCCTTCGACGCGATGACCGACGCCTACGAGAAAAACGACCTGCCGAACTTCCGGACCGCCGCGTACGTCGTTGCAGTGCAGCGCGTCGTCGACGCCTACGAGGGCAGCGGGAGTTGGCCGTAG
- a CDS encoding pyridoxal phosphate-dependent aminotransferase, translating into MRFADRVTRVEPSATLAVSNLASELEADGVDVVDLSVGEPDFDTPENVKQAGKDALDAGETKYAPSNGIPRLREEVAAKLRSDGLDYEAGNVVVTPGAKQALFESFQALVDEGDGVTLLDPAWVSYEAMAKMAGADPSRVDLAPHDFQLEPALDDLADAVTDDTAVLVVNSPSNPTGAVYSRAAMEGVRDLAVEHDVTVISDEIYQHINYGPEHVSLASLDGMFERTVTINGFSKAYSMTGWRLGYLAAPENVVSQVGKVQSHSVSSAATFVQHAGVEAMTNTDDAVDEMVEAFEERRDFLLELFADHGIDMPTPEGAFYAMIPVEEDDEQWCQNALKEAHVATVPGSAFGAPGYARLSYAASKERLEEGVERLADAGFL; encoded by the coding sequence ATGCGTTTCGCCGACCGCGTCACCCGGGTGGAGCCGAGCGCGACGCTCGCGGTGAGCAACCTCGCCAGCGAACTCGAGGCCGACGGCGTCGACGTTGTCGACCTCTCGGTGGGCGAACCGGACTTCGACACCCCGGAGAACGTCAAGCAGGCGGGCAAGGACGCGCTCGACGCCGGGGAGACGAAGTACGCGCCGTCGAACGGGATTCCACGCCTGCGTGAGGAGGTCGCGGCGAAGCTCCGGAGTGATGGCCTCGATTACGAGGCGGGCAACGTCGTGGTCACGCCAGGCGCGAAGCAGGCGCTGTTCGAGTCGTTCCAGGCGCTCGTCGACGAGGGTGACGGCGTCACGTTGCTCGACCCCGCGTGGGTGTCCTACGAGGCGATGGCGAAGATGGCCGGCGCGGACCCCTCCCGGGTCGACCTCGCGCCCCACGACTTCCAGTTGGAGCCAGCGCTCGACGACCTCGCGGACGCGGTGACCGACGACACCGCAGTGCTCGTGGTGAACTCCCCGAGCAACCCCACCGGTGCGGTGTACTCGCGGGCCGCGATGGAGGGCGTGCGCGACCTCGCGGTCGAGCACGACGTCACCGTGATCTCTGACGAGATCTACCAGCACATCAACTACGGCCCCGAGCACGTCAGCCTCGCGAGCCTCGACGGGATGTTCGAGCGCACCGTCACCATCAACGGCTTCTCGAAGGCGTACTCGATGACGGGATGGCGACTCGGCTATCTCGCCGCGCCCGAGAACGTGGTCTCGCAGGTCGGCAAAGTGCAATCCCACTCCGTCTCGTCGGCGGCGACGTTCGTCCAGCACGCGGGCGTCGAAGCGATGACGAACACCGACGACGCCGTCGACGAGATGGTCGAGGCCTTCGAGGAGCGCCGCGACTTCTTGCTGGAGTTGTTCGCCGACCACGGCATCGACATGCCGACGCCTGAAGGCGCGTTCTACGCGATGATACCCGTCGAGGAGGACGACGAGCAGTGGTGTCAGAACGCGCTGAAGGAGGCCCACGTCGCGACGGTTCCGGGGAGCGCGTTCGGCGCGCCGGGGTACGCGCGGCTTTCGTACGCGGCCAGTAAGGAGCGACTGGAGGAGGGTGTCGAGCGGCTCGCAGACGCCGGCTTCCTGTAG
- the ribH gene encoding 6,7-dimethyl-8-ribityllumazine synthase — protein MVALGLVVAEFNRSVTEQMEDAALEAAADADAEVVETARVPGVYDAPLAADRLARRESVDCVAVVGAIVTGDTDHDQVIAHSTAQKLTDVSLDRDTPVAYGVTGPGMSGAEARERVEKGAEAVDSAVHLAEAL, from the coding sequence ATGGTAGCCCTCGGACTCGTCGTTGCGGAGTTCAACCGCAGCGTCACGGAACAGATGGAGGACGCAGCCCTCGAAGCGGCCGCCGACGCAGACGCCGAGGTGGTCGAGACGGCGCGTGTGCCGGGCGTGTACGACGCACCGCTGGCCGCAGACCGTCTCGCGCGCCGCGAGAGCGTGGATTGTGTGGCGGTCGTCGGCGCCATCGTCACCGGCGACACGGACCACGACCAGGTCATCGCGCACTCGACTGCGCAGAAACTCACCGACGTGAGCCTGGACCGCGACACACCGGTCGCGTACGGCGTCACCGGTCCCGGGATGTCGGGAGCGGAAGCCCGCGAACGGGTCGAGAAAGGCGCAGAGGCCGTGGACAGCGCGGTCCACCTCGCGGAGGCGCTCTGA
- a CDS encoding flippase activity-associated protein Agl23, with the protein MVSASTVSASDAGTSRRRRVAIAVVAATLVALVLRFVALGDRVFHWDEARVGYWILRYQATGEWHYRAIVHGPFLFHVNELLFGVFGASDAIARYAVALVGGLLPLAAWLFRTRLDDVEVAALAVFLALNPVLVYYSRFMRNDVLVGAFALFAVGFAVHAIDTGRGGYLVAAGAALGLAFTAKENALVYAGIFVGAGALLLDGRLFTARARGESWASVAGDRVQWAGREVGAWWRAIAGGVLAFALVVVVFYAPRPELYRMFGDPSLAPAVLGDATLGAWSEFWGTWGLDSSVSRKQSYIEYLMAALKTLGAVSLVVTVAGAVGFLADRYLADDPRDLVQFAGYWALASVVLYPIITDIPGHWSVVHAVVPLTIPAAVGVRLVVDRGRSSFASGDRVGATLAVVVLLAAGAQAAVVTAETSYTMPQDEDNALVQHGQPGSQMGETLATVRSVARANEGTDVFFYGSHFNIRNESVAAYPHQGIPQHWFWRLPLNWYLERASAETDSAATRRELAGVDAPVVITRAKHYRTVEPTLDGYESWTYELTSSNTVIVVFVDRSAQGYTG; encoded by the coding sequence ATGGTCTCTGCGTCTACTGTCTCCGCGTCCGACGCCGGCACGTCGCGACGCCGTCGCGTCGCCATCGCCGTGGTCGCTGCCACGCTGGTCGCGCTCGTCCTCCGATTCGTCGCGCTGGGCGACCGCGTCTTCCACTGGGACGAGGCGCGCGTCGGCTACTGGATCTTGCGCTACCAGGCCACGGGCGAGTGGCACTACCGCGCCATCGTCCACGGCCCCTTCCTCTTCCACGTCAACGAACTCCTGTTCGGCGTGTTCGGCGCCTCCGACGCCATCGCGCGCTACGCCGTCGCGCTCGTCGGCGGCCTCCTGCCGCTGGCCGCGTGGCTGTTCCGGACCCGCCTCGACGACGTCGAGGTGGCCGCGCTCGCGGTCTTCCTCGCGCTCAACCCCGTGCTCGTCTACTACTCCCGATTCATGCGCAACGACGTGCTCGTCGGTGCGTTCGCGCTGTTCGCTGTCGGGTTCGCGGTGCACGCCATCGACACGGGGCGCGGTGGCTACCTGGTCGCGGCGGGCGCGGCGCTGGGCCTCGCATTCACCGCGAAGGAGAACGCGCTCGTCTACGCCGGCATCTTCGTCGGGGCGGGCGCGCTCCTCCTCGACGGCCGCCTGTTCACTGCCCGCGCCCGCGGTGAGTCGTGGGCGTCGGTCGCGGGCGACCGCGTCCAGTGGGCCGGCAGAGAAGTGGGCGCGTGGTGGCGCGCTATCGCGGGCGGTGTGCTCGCGTTCGCGCTCGTCGTGGTCGTCTTCTACGCGCCCCGCCCCGAACTCTACCGGATGTTCGGCGACCCGTCGCTCGCACCCGCGGTGCTCGGTGACGCGACGTTGGGCGCGTGGAGCGAGTTCTGGGGGACCTGGGGACTCGACAGCAGCGTCTCCCGGAAGCAGAGCTACATCGAGTACCTGATGGCGGCGCTGAAGACGCTCGGTGCGGTCTCACTGGTCGTCACCGTGGCCGGCGCCGTCGGCTTCCTCGCGGACCGTTACCTGGCCGACGACCCCCGTGACCTCGTCCAGTTCGCTGGGTACTGGGCGCTCGCCAGTGTCGTGCTCTACCCCATCATCACGGACATTCCGGGCCACTGGTCGGTGGTGCACGCGGTCGTTCCACTCACGATTCCGGCCGCTGTCGGCGTCCGCCTCGTCGTCGACCGCGGCCGTTCGTCGTTCGCGTCGGGGGACCGCGTCGGTGCCACACTCGCCGTGGTCGTGTTGCTCGCGGCGGGCGCGCAGGCCGCCGTCGTGACCGCTGAAACCTCCTACACGATGCCACAGGACGAGGACAACGCGCTCGTCCAGCACGGCCAACCGGGCAGCCAGATGGGTGAGACGCTCGCGACCGTTCGGTCGGTCGCGCGGGCGAACGAGGGCACCGACGTGTTCTTCTACGGGTCGCATTTCAACATCCGGAACGAGTCGGTCGCGGCGTACCCACATCAGGGCATTCCCCAGCACTGGTTCTGGCGGTTGCCGCTGAACTGGTATCTGGAGCGCGCCAGCGCGGAGACCGATTCGGCGGCCACGCGCCGGGAACTCGCGGGGGTCGACGCTCCCGTCGTCATCACCAGGGCGAAACACTACCGGACGGTCGAGCCCACCCTCGATGGGTACGAGAGCTGGACGTACGAGCTCACGAGTTCGAACACCGTCATCGTCGTCTTCGTCGACCGGAGCGCGCAAGGGTATACAGGATAG
- a CDS encoding 5-(carboxyamino)imidazole ribonucleotide synthase has product MMTVPVPGATLGVVGGGQLGRMLAEAASPLGAEVHVLDPTPDCPAAPPAADQVTADFDDETGLRDLAADVDALTFEIELADPDVLERVASDAGVPVHPSPGTLRTIQDKLVQNRALADAGVPVAPFRAVDTAEDLAAAFDELGSPLMLKARTGGYDGRGNAPVDSVGDARETFDGLDGLVAEELVDFERELSVIGARGDGETATYPVAENVHEDEILRESVVPARTSDAVHERADEVARDVLGVLDGRGVFGIELFERASRSDAESASGGNRERADAQILVNEIAPRPHNSGHYTIEGCHISQFEQHVRGVLGLPLGEILLRAPTAMANLLGDDRPSRPAELEGVPGALAEPGVAFHWYGKREVRPLRKMGHVTAVAPDTRGVDGTDRDALLDCARSARDELAFE; this is encoded by the coding sequence GTGATGACGGTGCCAGTTCCGGGCGCGACCCTTGGCGTCGTGGGCGGCGGCCAACTCGGGCGCATGCTCGCGGAGGCCGCGAGTCCGCTCGGCGCGGAGGTGCACGTGCTCGACCCGACGCCGGACTGCCCTGCCGCTCCGCCCGCGGCCGACCAGGTCACGGCCGACTTCGACGACGAGACCGGTCTCCGGGACCTCGCCGCGGACGTCGACGCGCTCACCTTCGAAATCGAACTCGCGGACCCCGACGTCCTCGAACGCGTCGCGAGCGACGCCGGCGTGCCGGTCCACCCGTCGCCCGGCACGCTGCGCACCATCCAGGACAAACTCGTCCAGAACCGCGCGCTCGCCGACGCCGGCGTTCCAGTAGCGCCGTTCCGCGCGGTCGACACCGCCGAGGACCTCGCCGCCGCGTTCGACGAACTCGGCTCGCCACTCATGCTGAAGGCCCGTACAGGCGGCTACGACGGCCGCGGGAACGCGCCCGTCGACTCCGTCGGTGACGCCCGCGAGACCTTCGACGGCCTCGACGGCCTCGTCGCCGAGGAACTCGTCGACTTCGAGCGCGAACTCTCGGTCATCGGCGCTCGCGGCGACGGCGAGACGGCGACGTACCCGGTCGCGGAGAACGTCCACGAGGACGAGATCCTGCGCGAATCCGTCGTGCCCGCGAGAACCTCGGACGCTGTCCACGAGCGAGCGGACGAGGTCGCCCGCGACGTCCTCGGCGTCCTCGATGGCCGAGGCGTGTTCGGCATCGAGCTGTTCGAGCGCGCGTCGCGTAGCGACGCGGAATCTGCGAGCGGTGGAAACCGCGAGCGCGCGGATGCCCAAATTCTCGTCAACGAGATCGCTCCCCGACCGCACAACTCCGGACACTACACCATCGAGGGGTGTCACATCTCGCAGTTCGAGCAACACGTCCGGGGCGTTCTCGGACTGCCACTCGGCGAAATTTTGCTACGAGCGCCAACTGCCATGGCGAACCTGCTGGGCGACGACCGACCGTCCCGGCCCGCCGAACTCGAGGGGGTTCCCGGCGCGCTCGCCGAACCCGGCGTTGCGTTCCACTGGTACGGCAAACGGGAGGTCCGCCCGCTCCGAAAGATGGGACACGTTACTGCTGTCGCCCCGGACACGCGGGGCGTCGACGGAACGGACCGTGACGCGCTCCTCGACTGTGCCCGGAGTGCGCGCGACGAACTCGCCTTCGAATGA
- the purE gene encoding 5-(carboxyamino)imidazole ribonucleotide mutase, whose product MTTVTDLVDLFEAEAERDRPSKETPDVGVIMGSDSDLDVMMGTEDDPGAHHALTDLGFAEVTDYDDAPADYSFETWVVSAHRTPQLLYAYAETAPERGVDVIIAGAGGKSADLPNMTASIAYPTPVVGVPVQEKSVDSVIGMPTGAPLTAVDAGKSYNAALSAVQMLATDDAELRERLHDLHEERRGGVADVSLGLHEQGTEQFRENGE is encoded by the coding sequence ATGACCACAGTCACCGACCTCGTCGACCTGTTCGAAGCAGAAGCAGAGCGCGACCGCCCCAGCAAGGAGACGCCCGACGTTGGCGTCATCATGGGCAGCGACTCGGACCTCGACGTGATGATGGGGACCGAGGACGACCCCGGCGCGCACCACGCGCTTACGGACCTCGGATTCGCGGAAGTCACGGACTACGACGACGCCCCGGCGGACTACTCCTTCGAGACGTGGGTGGTGTCCGCGCACCGGACGCCCCAGTTGCTGTACGCGTACGCCGAGACCGCACCCGAACGTGGCGTCGACGTGATTATCGCTGGTGCTGGCGGGAAATCGGCGGACCTCCCGAACATGACGGCCTCCATCGCGTACCCGACTCCCGTCGTCGGCGTCCCCGTCCAGGAGAAGTCCGTCGACTCTGTCATCGGGATGCCCACGGGCGCACCGCTCACCGCCGTCGACGCCGGCAAATCGTACAACGCGGCGCTCTCCGCGGTGCAGATGCTCGCCACCGACGACGCGGAACTCCGCGAGCGCCTCCACGACCTCCACGAGGAACGACGGGGCGGCGTCGCGGACGTCTCTCTCGGACTCCACGAGCAGGGAACGGAACAGTTCCGCGAGAACGGGGAGTGA
- a CDS encoding NADH-quinone oxidoreductase subunit A produces MNSWIAIGMLALVGVLIPVGMMAVSALIRPSVPEQGKRATYESGEIPTGDARIRFNIQYYMVALLFLVFDIETVLIFPWTVIYTDAVESAGLMAALAPMLVFIGVLVVGLAWAWRNGAVRWVRNPRHERRNPHEQ; encoded by the coding sequence ATGAATTCATGGATCGCCATCGGTATGCTGGCGCTGGTGGGCGTCCTCATCCCCGTCGGGATGATGGCCGTCTCGGCGCTTATCCGTCCCAGCGTACCGGAACAAGGGAAGCGAGCCACTTACGAAAGTGGTGAGATTCCGACGGGGGACGCGCGCATCCGGTTCAACATCCAGTACTACATGGTTGCGCTGCTGTTTCTCGTCTTCGACATCGAGACCGTTCTCATCTTCCCGTGGACCGTCATCTACACTGACGCCGTCGAATCCGCCGGCCTGATGGCAGCGCTCGCGCCGATGCTCGTCTTCATTGGCGTGCTCGTCGTCGGCCTCGCGTGGGCGTGGCGCAATGGCGCCGTCCGGTGGGTGCGCAATCCGCGGCACGAACGGAGGAATCCACATGAGCAGTGA
- a CDS encoding NADH-quinone oxidoreductase subunit B, producing MSSDKPRDTILESSDPLTATRDARMGDGVDNRFNSKLREAFGSTPFILTKFDKFMNWVRGSSMFMLQFGIACCSIEMMHTYAVKHDLDRFGSGVPRASPRQADVMIVPGTIVSKFAPRMKRVYDQMPEPKFVVGMGNCTASGGPFQEGYNVVKGAEEVIPVDIHIPGCPPRPEALVYGVVKLQERIANGESSPVTVKPYELEEFGDLDRDEIVDKLAGEIEDDSLVMRYNWADSP from the coding sequence ATGAGCAGTGACAAGCCCCGCGACACGATACTCGAGAGCAGCGACCCGCTTACGGCCACCCGCGACGCCCGAATGGGAGACGGCGTCGACAACCGGTTCAACTCCAAACTTCGGGAGGCGTTCGGCTCCACGCCGTTCATCCTCACGAAGTTCGACAAGTTCATGAACTGGGTTCGGGGGTCGAGCATGTTCATGCTGCAGTTCGGTATCGCGTGCTGCAGCATCGAAATGATGCACACGTACGCGGTGAAACACGACCTCGACCGATTCGGATCCGGCGTTCCGCGCGCCTCGCCGCGGCAGGCGGACGTGATGATCGTTCCCGGGACGATCGTCTCGAAGTTCGCGCCGCGCATGAAACGCGTCTACGACCAGATGCCCGAACCGAAGTTCGTCGTCGGCATGGGCAACTGCACCGCCTCCGGCGGTCCCTTTCAGGAAGGATACAACGTCGTGAAGGGCGCCGAGGAGGTCATCCCCGTGGACATCCACATCCCGGGATGCCCACCGCGACCCGAGGCCCTCGTCTACGGCGTCGTGAAACTCCAGGAACGCATCGCCAACGGCGAATCTTCGCCGGTGACGGTCAAGCCCTACGAACTCGAGGAGTTCGGCGACCTCGACCGCGACGAGATCGTCGACAAACTCGCAGGCGAGATCGAGGACGACTCCCTGGTCATGCGATACAACTGGGCTGATTCGCCATGA
- a CDS encoding NADH-quinone oxidoreductase subunit D: MSSQRERDAVPATQDLDGEDIETLLGDDVVARDDHMNAPGFVVRADAVQDVLSTLKDEAGYDHLSCVTAEEREDRFESIYHLKKFDDPTDEVSVVVPTSRSDPVSESAEPVFRGADWHEREAYDLVGVNYEGHPDLRRILLPETWQGHPLGLDYNQNKPQIVEFDEHANPLEGHERGDGDSDTMFLNIGPHHPATHGVLHIETVLDGEQVADVEPDIGYLHRCEEQMAQKGTYRYQIMPYPDRWDYSSAGLLNEWAYARAAEDLADIEVPEYAQVIRTMGAELCRIAAHMLALGTFCLDIYGDFTAIFMYAMRDREIVQNILEDLTGQRMMFNYFRLGGVVWDIPEPREEFFEKTRDFLDDLPEALDEYHDLITGNEIFQSRCVDTGAIDAETVKDYGVTGPVARASGVDYDLRRDDPYGYYDELDWDVITDDGGDNYSRLLVRMREVEQSARIIEQCIDLLEDWPEDERNIQSNVPRTLKPDEGAETYRSVEGAKGELGIYIRSDGTDKPGRFKIRSPCFSNLSALHEMSNGEYVPDLIATLGSLDVILGEVDR, from the coding sequence ATGAGTTCGCAGCGAGAACGCGACGCGGTGCCGGCGACCCAGGACCTCGACGGCGAGGACATAGAGACGCTCCTCGGCGACGACGTCGTCGCACGCGACGACCACATGAACGCGCCCGGATTCGTCGTCCGCGCAGACGCCGTCCAGGACGTTCTCTCGACGCTGAAAGACGAAGCGGGCTACGACCACCTCTCGTGTGTCACCGCCGAGGAACGCGAGGACCGCTTCGAGAGCATCTACCACCTGAAGAAGTTCGACGACCCGACCGACGAGGTCAGCGTCGTCGTGCCGACCTCCCGCTCGGACCCGGTCAGCGAGAGCGCTGAACCCGTGTTCCGGGGCGCCGACTGGCACGAGCGAGAGGCCTACGACCTCGTCGGCGTTAACTACGAGGGACACCCGGACCTCCGGCGCATCCTGCTGCCCGAGACCTGGCAGGGCCACCCGCTCGGACTCGACTACAACCAGAACAAGCCACAGATCGTCGAGTTCGACGAACACGCCAACCCCCTGGAGGGCCACGAGCGCGGGGACGGTGACTCGGACACGATGTTCCTCAACATCGGTCCCCACCACCCCGCGACCCACGGCGTCCTCCACATCGAGACCGTCCTCGACGGTGAGCAGGTCGCCGACGTCGAACCCGACATCGGCTACCTCCACCGCTGCGAGGAGCAGATGGCACAGAAGGGCACGTACCGCTACCAGATCATGCCCTACCCGGACCGGTGGGACTACTCGTCCGCCGGCCTCCTGAACGAGTGGGCGTACGCGCGCGCTGCAGAGGACCTCGCGGACATCGAGGTCCCGGAGTACGCGCAGGTCATCCGTACGATGGGCGCGGAACTGTGTCGCATCGCCGCGCACATGCTCGCGCTCGGGACGTTCTGTCTCGACATCTACGGTGACTTCACGGCGATCTTCATGTACGCGATGCGCGACCGGGAGATCGTCCAGAACATCCTCGAGGACCTCACCGGTCAGCGCATGATGTTCAACTACTTCCGCCTCGGCGGGGTCGTCTGGGACATCCCGGAACCCCGCGAGGAGTTCTTCGAGAAGACCCGGGACTTCCTCGACGACCTCCCGGAGGCCCTCGACGAATACCACGACCTCATCACGGGCAACGAGATCTTCCAGTCGCGCTGTGTCGACACGGGCGCCATCGACGCCGAGACCGTGAAGGACTACGGCGTCACCGGCCCGGTCGCTCGCGCCTCCGGCGTCGACTACGACCTGCGCCGCGACGACCCCTACGGCTACTACGACGAACTCGACTGGGACGTCATCACCGACGACGGCGGCGACAACTACTCGCGGCTCCTCGTTCGCATGCGCGAGGTCGAGCAGTCCGCGCGCATCATCGAGCAGTGCATCGACCTGCTCGAGGACTGGCCGGAGGACGAGCGGAACATCCAGTCGAACGTCCCGCGAACCCTCAAGCCCGACGAGGGCGCAGAGACGTATCGCTCCGTGGAGGGCGCGAAGGGCGAACTCGGCATCTACATTCGCTCGGACGGCACGGACAAGCCCGGACGCTTCAAGATCCGGAGTCCGTGCTTCTCGAACCTGTCGGCGCTCCACGAGATGTCCAATGGCGAGTACGTCCCGGACCTCATCGCCACACTGGGCAGCCTCGACGTGATCCTCGGGGAGGTGGACCGATAG